The genomic window TATAGACGAGAGAACTTGCAGAAAaaggaatgaaaataaaattagcaaagacTAAAACCTTACTTATTTCCAAGACACCGAGAGAAATCCATATAAACCTAGACGGAAATTTAGTAGAACATATGaatgattttgaatatttataaactataatagacaaaaaatgcaaaaaaaatgaacaacagaATTGCTAAAACATCACGATTATATCACTCCCTCACTACAGGTTTCATTAGCAAAAGAGAAATTAATGAGAAGACAAAAGGGACAGTATATTATATACCTCCCTTCTCTGCttcatggaagtgaaacatggctggctttcctaataattaagcttgaattatcacatttttattattattgtagacatttaaaatccttattaattgaattacattaaacttaccacttataaaatgtttacttttcatattttaattttagttcccTTATATCTGTTCTTCTTGTGGCTTTTATCCATTGTCCCCGGCTTTGTTTGGATAATTCATTTAAATGTATTGCATGGGGAGCCTTGGGAACAgtacaaaataagacttttcccTGTCTGCCCTACTCGCACaatttacaacaataaaagttACATGTATAAGCTtcccaagaaagaaaaactgataACTGCTATGGactaattcagttctgtaggcgataaactactttatatttgatttgctatcacaatttcgctgcacaatcgacaataaaaacaaacaggatattctttacaaatgtaAATATTAGGATTAGGTTATGTTATGTGCCCCCAGTTAGGCCATATTCGGAAGTTCCTTGTTCCTTTGCTTGATTGGCACACCGATAATTTTCGTTTAATACTGTCCGCTGTCATGAGCCGCTGTCACATCCGCTGTCATTTTACACTCAAATGTCCATAGAATTTCTTACACTTACACTCAAAAGTGTaacactaaaaaacaaaggaacagacctaAAAATATGCTGTGTCCTGTGAAGTCCTGTGTCATGTGttgataaatttatttttaaataactaacctaaaaatatttatttttaacttgACTTTGTTTTTAACAGTAAATAtgctaaaagttattttattacTTTTAATTTATGTGCAGTTTTCACTATGTTGGAATTTAGACGTTCGCTGTTTGTATGCTGATTGCGATGAGTCAAACTCAAATACACAAAACTTTAATATCGGTGAAAAGTTACAAACTTATAATCCTTATTGCTTAGTTTTTGATTGTAAAAAAGAAAATACTAACTCTGAAAACCCGAACGATGATCCTACGCCAGGTATAGAACCAGAACACGATTCCGAAATTGTTAATAGATTCAAAAAGTATAATCCCTATTGTTTAGTTTTTGACTGTAAAGAAGACAAATTAAATGCAGAAAATGATAACTCATACACGAAATCAGAACCAGATACATCTAGTAATCAGGACAAGGGTCTTTACTGTTCATTATTCGATTGTGAGGAAGTAAACGGAGGCAATGAAAATAAAGAAGTTAAATCTAAATCAAAATGGAATCCTTATTGTTGGTTTAATGAATGTGACCGATTTAACGAAGATTCTGAAACAGGCCAAGTGCAATTCTGGCAATATGATTATTGGGCAAATAAAGACAAAGAAGGTAGTTCAAAATCATGGACAGACAGATTTTACTGCAGTTTTAAAGACTGTTCTAAAGAAACGGATGATAGCGATAACATTGAAAGTAGATTTACCATAAGTGGAATGTATAACTCTGCAAAAGATTATTTAAATGCAGCAAAACCCCAAGATGTTGTAGCTGATAATATATTTTCATCAGAAATTAGCCCATATTGCTGGTTCACTGAATGTTGCAATAGTAATACAATCCCCGGTGATATACAAAGTAAGTAgatagtacagtaaaacctcgatgtAACAGACTATTTGGGGGGACAGGCTGTTCGTTAAAGCTGAAAGTCCATGATATAAAAATTGGTTTAACCTGTTTGTTACCAAGGGAGTATTTAAGTTTTGTCCTCACAGACTACAGCTCTTTAAATTGCCATTATGTGCAATACGATCCCTGGCTTACTGGTGAGATGCTGGTCTATGGGAAAATATGTGGCTCAATAAATGAGTCACAAACAAAATTGATTGTATTCAATTGTCTTCATTGTGACGTCATGTTGTTGTTTGATTTTGATGCACTTACTTTTGGTAATCCTGCTTTGAAAAAGGAATCAAGTTTTGTTTACACTTTTGAAGTTTGCTGTGATTTATAATCAACtctctaaaattaaaaaaaattgtataattCAGTTAAACTTCAACATCTGACGAATAATTAATTAATGTTATTAGATTGTTGAGATGCAATCTTACCTCTAATAACTTCAgtgttattttgtttttgtcaCTATCTTCGCTTCCATTCAGCTTCATTTTTTAGATTCGTAACTTCATCTGCTATTTCACTTTCAGTCATGATGTTGTACCCAGGGTCACCTTCGTCTACTTCTAGCTATTATAAAACATCTTCCTTAGCTACTTCGTCTCCAGTATTATGTATCTtcctacagaaatcaggaactttcaaCCCTTCTAAATCTATGCCTGCATCTTGGTCATCAAACAAATTCTTCCAACTATTTTTTAATGTTTGCTCTTTCACCTCTTTCCATGTCGCAGCAAAATTTAATATTcattatcattctctttgccttatccctatgcggggtcggcttccctaattgcatttctccacacaattctatcttgggtcatatcaatgttaatcccctctttaccaacatgtcctgccttatcgtctccccccaggtattctttggtcttcctctcctactccttccaggaatctgcacttcagctattcttcgtattgggtgattaacgtctcgacattgaacatgaccaaaccatcttaacctatgctctctcattttggcatcaattggtgctatACCTAGACTTcgcctaatatactcatttctaattttatccttctttgtcactccactcatccatctaagcaatCACATCactgccacatgcattcgttgttcctctttctttttcactgcccaacattcagttccgtacatcatagccggtcttatggctgttttatagaattttcccttcagcttcattggaatttttctgtcacacaacacccactcgcttctttccacttcatccatccagccctaattctactgcatgcatctccatttatttctccattactctgtaatactgatcctaggtacttaaaactattgcttttcacaatcgtttcaccatccaaagataccattttatttgtagtaactccatctttaaatgaacattccaaatactctgtttttgtcctactaagttttaaaccttttttctccagagcttgtctaaaaaaatgtgagcaaaatttaatattattaatattaaattgtaACACTTTAAGTTTTGCAAGGTATGCTGCCTTCTTGTGTCTTCTACATTATCTTCATCATGCAATACAACCATTAATTCATCTAAAAACTTTGTGTGATATATTCTTTTGGTTTCCAAAATTCTTTACTGATCCATGGGTCACATACAACAGATCTTCCTAGCCATTTTGTACCAATAGAGGACCACTATGACAGAAGAGTATTATGCCAACATACTATAAAATCATATTGTTTCATTATTACGGGGTCAGGACTGCATATTCCAACATTAAAATGCTGCATCTCACAAATCTGGTCTAGCATTAACTTTTTAGAAGAAAATATATTCGCCTACCATATTCTCCAGATAttaatttgtatttaaaatacataaataattgaAAATCCACCACCAGGTTGATTCTGCCTTCATCTGCAGGCTTGGTTGCACATTTCTCAGTAAGTAACCAGGAACCTATATAATGCGGGTTCACAAGGCATATcattttctgttttctgacttTTAGATGGACTCAAGGGAATATAATCAGGTGGTTTCCCATTACCTGTCGAATCCTTATACTGTTGACCAAATTCTTGGTTCCTCCACCTGTTAACATGTTAATCACCCAAATTAAGCGAAAAAATATCCCACCCCTAGGCTCAACTCAGACAGACCTTAATGTTCACACTAAAGTCCATTCATTTTACAGATTCCCAACTGTAAACAAACGCGCATGGAAGCTAAACAGGGTCGTCCTGAAGTGTATCTTAAAAACCAACATGCTACCTACAATTTGAATTTGCAGACTGACCAGTTTGGACCTGTAAAATGAGAATTCGCCTCGTTTAGGGCAATAAATTACATTTAACAGCCTGACGAATGAGACGGCGAATAGTAATACATGCATTTGTTTATAGTTGGGAATTTGCTATTTGAATGTGGTTTAGTAGTGAAGGTTGCTGTATGGGTGTCAGAGCGTGACTAACCACAGGATCTGAAACCCAACTGCCGGGTGTCATGGTGATTAACAAGTTGAGTTCTCACTACAAGGCAAAAGAAGTGTCCTATtacttaccaactcatccgcccgaagccgtagGTCAGTAGATGGGGGATTGTTTATACTGGCAATCACTCAGTCCCTATCTGTATTAGCCTTCCACTTGAAGGTTGTCATCTACTTTCGTGGAGATACagattttggtttatttttattgagATTAAGACCTTTAGGCAATTTCAAATCTCTACATAGCTTTAAAAGACAAAATATTCGTAACAATACAGTAATTATTAAGATACCATTTCTTTACATTTTCACACCTATCATAGAATGAAACTAGCAAGTTAGCAAATTAATCttattaattattcttcttgATTATTGATATATATTGGATATGGTGCTTCTCAGAGGCTTTTTTTCATGTGgagcaagtgacagaaaaaaaggcatgtccgtgatacatacacatgtataacagttattccagttgttgatagatggcgctataatcgaaaaagaAAGATTTAGGTATTTACCCATTATTTACTTATTAcatatctatacgactataatttaaagttcttctcagtctttcagtgtgtcattaatgacgtaatatacggattttaagaatgtagagaatcatagcatgacattttagttaaatctgactgttgtcagaatcgtacctaatcgtaatttggtataaaaacaaatcaattgtgtttatttcatttataaaaaggtttgttctttgatttgtatagttttataaatGTTACAGATTATAGTTGtatagataatacataaatattcAAGCAAATCTTTCAAGCAATCCCCGCTCTTTTTGGAGACATGTTAAGGCTACACGTGGGTCTAACGCTTATCCTAATGTAATGTCTAATGAAGGTGGGGATGTAATTGCTCAGTGTGGTGAGGAAATAGTCAATCTATTTGCCAATTATTTTTCGGGTACATATAATGATAGTGAGTATAATTTACCTAACTTTGAATTAGAGTACAGTGTAGATATCCAAACTCTGGAATTTAGTCTGACAGATGTTTTTGTATGTAAGAACTGTATGTTTTCCCTTTGTAAACCTTTACAACAAATTTTCAATTTATCATTGTCATCATCTATATTTCCACATTATTGGAAAAATAGTTTTCTTACACCTATCTATAAATCTGGCAATCGCgagtgtgtaaataattatagaggtataactaTTCAATCAGCAATCCCAAAACGTCTAGATAAATTGGTATCGATAAATCTTACCTGGGCTTGCCGAAACATAATGAGCAACATGGTTTTTCTAATGGAAAGTCAACTGTAACAAACCTTGTCAACTACCAACAATACTTGTTGGGTGGATTTGAGAATAAGATTCAGGTCGACAGCATTTATACTGATTTCtcaaaggcatttgacagggttaaTCATAACCTGTTGGTTCATAAACTTCATGCGTCTGTTTTTGGTGAACCCATTGTCAATTGGATTAAAAGCTTTTTGATGGGACGTCCACAATAAGTTCGTATCAACAATTATGTTTCTAAAGAATTCCATTGTTGTTTTGGTGTCCCACAAGGATCTCATTGTGGTCCCTTGCTCTTTAACTTGTTCATTAACGATATTGGTAAGGCTATCAAAAACTTACACTTTCtactatttgctgatgatcttaaGTTATTTCGTGACATACATGATATATCAGATGGAGATCTTCTGCAAGATGATGTTAATAGTATATGTTTATGGTCGAAACAAAATGGTTTAAGCCTAAATCCGACTAAATGTTCTTGTATTTCAATTGGTCGTATAAATAATCTAACAGCTAATAGATATGTTCTTAATGATGTACTCTTGGATTCAGTTACTGAGATTAAAGATTTGGGTGTATTATTGgattaaaatccacaaggaaaagaaaaagttttcctgtagttggctgtataccatcaatcacaaaattggaaagaaatcctttgtaagaggtataacatttttttattaaaaatcccttaaaagggctacatcacaacaaaacgttttcggtttttataaaaaatcatcatcagtgttcgatctaaaaataagtataaccgatttaacccttaaacgcccaaccttttatAGGTTCCATGTaagcccaagggtgggtaaaaaatgtccacctcgaaaatagctaatatatttattgagagttgttacAAATGTTAGAAAATGAATTAAACAGAAGAAATTGAAAGAATCTTATGCATagtaaacacagcatcttctaaaattttaatataaacgatgtacaaaccttacaacaaaattacgatgtacatcaaaattaacataacattaaaagccagtaattcagatttgtcgatttttttGACATTCTTCTTTTCGTCCTCATTAGTGTGGcgaataattatgtcgattatgtaattatatgGTCGATAATTATGTGCATTATGTTTTtgccaacgagaaattatatagaaacctttaccCAAGGGTGGACTTTTTGTGCCCACCCATATTTTGAattcaagatattacttttatttttaaaaatatcggtagaaccaaattaacattcgataaagggtcctctttttaacaataaataatttttgaaaaatttcgggacatgtaataaatatgttataagggaatacgcattaggtggacattttttatccacccttgggcgtttaagggttaatgaatataaagttagtatttaaattttgacaaaggttagagcaagttggttatacttacaaactggatgctagctgagccacaaaagaaaaatatctgggtaaaaaccctttacataaaatatagatgccttaaaagtgcatacttcaataaaaaggcctgtgatggtcacatggcaaacaggataatgccctaaggtaaagtatacaggtttcccaacacgtgggatccaaattgagttgatcacatttcaatgacttaatggcaacatGAATGCGAAATGAgtaatgagtgatgtttctgaaaggtgtcaaaagacagatggacaacgtgacgtggaatttaccctgtattacgacagccaactaattgttagtaaaatatttaatgaaaatttacatagtaataacaaacattaactttgttgatgtttgttattactatgtaaattttcattaaatattttactaacaattagttggctTCGTAATACAAggtaaattccacgtcacgttgtccatctgtcttttgacacctttcagaaacatcactcatttcgcattcagttgccattaagtcgttgaaatgtgatcaactcaatttggatcccacgtgttgggaaacctgtatactttaccttaggacattatcctgtttgccatgtgaccatcacaggcctttttattgaagtatgcacttttaaggcatctatattttatgtcaagggtttttacccagatatttttcttttgtggctcagctagcatccagtttgtaagtataaccaacttgctctaacctttgtcaaaatttaaatactaactttatattcattaaatcggttatacttatttttagatcgaacactgatgatgattttttataaaaatctaaaacgttttgttgtgatgtagcccttttaagggatttttaataaaaaaattttataccttttacaaaggatttctttccaattttattATTGGATTGTGCATTGACATTTAGAAGCCATTATCTTAAAATTAAGGAAACAGGATTTCGCAGTCTTGGTTTTATTTATCGCAACAGTCATGATCTCTCA from Diabrotica virgifera virgifera chromosome 5, PGI_DIABVI_V3a includes these protein-coding regions:
- the LOC114342875 gene encoding uncharacterized protein LOC114342875 isoform X2, which gives rise to MLKVILLLLIYVQFSLCWNLDVRCLYADCDESNSNTQNFNIGEKLQTYNPYCLVFDCKKENTNSENPNDDPTPGIEPEHDSEIVNRFKKYNPYCLVFDCKEDKLNAENDNSYTKSEPDTSSNQDKGLYCSLFDCEEVNGGNENKEVKSKSKWNPYCWFNECDRFNEDSETGQVQFWQYDYWANKDKEGSSKSWTDRFYCSFKDCSKETDDSDNIESRFTISGMYNSAKDYLNAAKPQDVVADNIFSSEISPYCWFTECCNSNTIPGDIQKLSLLLKTKLYGQPLASTVIDAISPHWNSNHPSRKALVLSLHGPIGTGKNYISEMIAQSLFKLGVQSKYVHYFSGRLHFNQGGNSDVYKQNLYSWLKGNVTSCSKQLFIFHDADNMPEELLNSILPMLDYREKVDGADYRNTIFMFLSNSGSQLIVDKLNDLYNQNKTRADVELEDFEKVIVKDIFNHQGMRIAASNRVT